One window of Candidatus Bathyarchaeota archaeon genomic DNA carries:
- a CDS encoding DUF116 domain-containing protein, whose product MLQSRLMPYKFSFDLSRIPKAFFRDLANITNEKGLHKKLGGQARHLAEKFKIQEITGLDVSDALMLVEDLVDIYVRNISQTQKFHKTSKRALLLPHCARKYMDNRCQANFIPDMPSYICNHCSEDCLVNQATQLAEKRGYDVFVIPGSSCVPHILKKNGYGGIIGVACSNELKIGDDYLQHLGLTGQAIPLTKNGCANTKFNMETLKKIMAYP is encoded by the coding sequence ATGCTTCAATCTAGACTTATGCCCTACAAGTTTAGCTTCGATCTTTCAAGAATACCTAAGGCTTTCTTCAGAGACCTCGCAAACATAACTAACGAAAAAGGTCTGCACAAAAAACTTGGGGGTCAAGCTAGGCATTTAGCTGAAAAATTTAAAATACAAGAAATCACCGGCTTGGATGTTTCCGACGCTCTAATGCTCGTCGAAGACCTCGTCGACATATACGTCAGAAACATTTCCCAAACGCAAAAATTTCACAAAACCAGCAAACGAGCTCTTCTTCTGCCACACTGTGCCCGTAAATACATGGATAATCGCTGCCAAGCAAACTTCATTCCAGACATGCCCTCTTACATTTGCAACCACTGCTCAGAAGACTGCCTAGTCAACCAAGCTACACAGTTAGCGGAGAAGAGGGGCTACGACGTTTTTGTCATTCCAGGTAGTTCTTGCGTTCCTCATATCCTGAAGAAAAACGGTTATGGAGGAATCATAGGCGTTGCCTGTAGCAACGAGTTAAAAATTGGTGACGACTATCTCCAACACCTTGGCTTGACCGGGCAAGCAATTCCTCTTACAAAGAACGGCTGCGCAAACACCAAGTTTAACATGGAAACTTTGAAGAAGATTATGGCTTATCCTTAG
- a CDS encoding MBL fold metallo-hydrolase, whose amino-acid sequence MVVFIKWLAHASFQIRAEGKIIYVDLEEYGEASEMADLILVTHSHTDHCDPSKIKKVRRKGTVIIAPKDCVSKIGGNIKTLKPGEETTVDGIRVRAVDAYNYKRFRSPGNPYHPKEFGVGYLITVENKTVYHAGDTDFIPEMRQLGHVDVALLPSGDTYTMDNVEAAEAAIAINPKIAIPMHRWNINPEDFRKKVEVNSNVKIMLLQEGEEFQVA is encoded by the coding sequence ATGGTTGTCTTTATAAAATGGTTGGCTCACGCCAGCTTCCAAATTAGGGCTGAAGGAAAAATTATCTATGTTGACTTGGAGGAGTATGGTGAAGCCTCTGAAATGGCAGACTTGATTTTAGTGACTCATTCGCATACTGACCACTGTGACCCATCTAAGATCAAAAAAGTTCGCAGGAAGGGCACTGTGATAATTGCTCCTAAAGACTGTGTTTCAAAAATTGGCGGGAACATTAAGACACTTAAACCAGGTGAAGAGACAACAGTAGATGGCATAAGGGTTAGAGCTGTGGACGCTTACAATTATAAGCGTTTTAGGTCTCCTGGAAACCCTTATCATCCTAAGGAGTTTGGAGTTGGTTACTTGATAACTGTTGAGAACAAAACTGTTTATCATGCTGGGGACACGGACTTTATCCCTGAAATGCGACAGCTTGGGCATGTAGATGTGGCTTTGCTTCCAAGCGGAGACACATACACAATGGATAATGTCGAAGCTGCTGAAGCTGCGATAGCAATTAACCCTAAAATTGCGATACCCATGCACCGATGGAACATAAATCCTGAGGACTTCCGAAAGAAAGTGGAAGTCAATTCAAATGTCAAGATTATGCTGTTGCAAGAAGGTGAAGAATTCCAAGTAGCTTAG
- a CDS encoding keratin, translating into MTNCPKCGAEVDVPFKTWSVSRKTSKPGGATEIFFGMFECPECGNKFRAGMKKEEEKKEISIKGVAEKIKGIEGELVNTLKNLREKLKTLETERANLLLEIDGLKKMAESKATALESEIGMLREEVQSLKQLLGVGEMDT; encoded by the coding sequence TTGACTAACTGTCCAAAGTGTGGAGCTGAAGTTGACGTCCCCTTCAAGACATGGTCTGTATCAAGAAAAACTTCTAAACCGGGCGGTGCAACCGAGATTTTTTTTGGAATGTTTGAATGCCCAGAGTGTGGAAACAAGTTTCGTGCTGGTATGAAAAAAGAAGAGGAGAAGAAAGAGATAAGCATAAAAGGTGTTGCTGAGAAGATTAAAGGAATTGAGGGAGAACTTGTGAATACGCTGAAAAACCTGAGGGAAAAACTCAAAACTTTGGAAACCGAACGAGCAAACCTCCTATTGGAGATTGACGGACTAAAAAAAATGGCGGAGTCAAAGGCTACTGCTTTGGAAAGCGAAATCGGCATGTTAAGAGAGGAGGTACAGTCGCTAAAGCAGTTGCTTGGCGTCGGCGAAATGGACACGTAA
- a CDS encoding transcription initiation factor IIB, with product MGDKRGSTSTTASPQPVKIRKCPECGSDRLIRDYETAEIVCMDCGIVIAAKLQDRGPEWRAFDQEQRAKRTRVGAPLTYTIHDKGLSTMIDWHDRDIYGKRLSPGQKAQVYRLRKWQRRIRVSDATERNLAFALSEISKIANNLNLPKNIIETASVIYRKAVKERLIRGRSIQGVTAAAIYVACRQCGLPRTLEEIAQASNISKKEVGRSYRFLIRELDYFIPPLKPSQYIAKFSNQLTMQGKVEEIAHKILATAKELRLTSGRGPTGIAAAASYIASVLTGERKTQREIAEIAQVTEVTIRNRYKELVEQLSFIISI from the coding sequence ATGGGAGATAAAAGAGGCTCTACATCCACCACTGCTTCCCCACAACCAGTAAAAATACGAAAATGTCCCGAATGCGGAAGCGACCGCCTTATACGTGATTATGAAACTGCTGAAATAGTTTGTATGGATTGCGGCATTGTCATCGCCGCAAAGCTCCAGGACAGAGGACCTGAATGGAGAGCATTTGACCAAGAGCAACGCGCTAAAAGAACACGGGTAGGTGCGCCGTTAACGTATACGATTCATGACAAAGGCTTGTCTACTATGATTGATTGGCATGACCGAGACATTTATGGTAAGCGTCTTTCACCTGGCCAAAAGGCACAGGTCTATCGTCTTAGAAAGTGGCAACGACGTATTCGAGTTTCAGACGCTACTGAACGTAATCTAGCTTTTGCGCTTTCGGAAATCAGCAAAATCGCCAACAACCTCAACTTACCCAAGAACATTATTGAAACCGCTTCTGTAATTTACCGAAAAGCTGTAAAGGAGCGTCTCATTCGCGGTCGATCCATTCAAGGTGTAACTGCAGCCGCAATATACGTTGCATGTAGACAGTGTGGTCTTCCAAGAACTTTAGAAGAAATTGCGCAGGCTTCAAACATCAGTAAGAAAGAAGTTGGGCGTAGCTACCGTTTCTTAATTAGAGAGCTTGATTACTTTATTCCGCCGCTTAAGCCAAGCCAATATATCGCGAAGTTCTCAAATCAGTTGACGATGCAGGGCAAGGTGGAAGAGATAGCTCATAAAATCTTGGCAACTGCAAAAGAGTTGAGATTAACCTCTGGAAGAGGCCCCACGGGTATCGCTGCAGCCGCAAGTTACATCGCGTCGGTCTTAACAGGAGAAAGAAAAACACAGCGGGAAATTGCAGAGATTGCGCAAGTGACGGAAGTAACAATAAGGAATCGTTACAAAGAACTTGTGGAACAACTCTCATTCATAATAAGCATCTAG
- a CDS encoding Gar1/Naf1 family protein — translation MKFLSFCEGDPEKLKRLGRVLHVSSSRNLILKAENSPKIGNKVVDENLKFVGTVFDVFGPVSQPYVSVKPVTSEPQRLIRNTLYTIPSARRRKEKRKYGR, via the coding sequence TTGAAATTTCTGTCCTTTTGTGAGGGGGATCCAGAAAAGTTGAAGCGTTTAGGCCGTGTGCTTCACGTAAGTTCAAGTCGGAATCTAATTCTAAAAGCAGAAAATTCGCCAAAAATCGGCAACAAAGTTGTAGATGAAAACCTAAAATTCGTTGGCACAGTTTTTGATGTTTTCGGTCCGGTTTCCCAACCTTACGTCTCAGTAAAACCTGTAACATCAGAGCCACAACGGCTGATTAGAAATACATTATATACAATTCCCTCTGCTAGAAGGAGAAAGGAGAAGAGAAAATATGGGAGATAA
- a CDS encoding signal recognition particle protein Srp19 (binds to 7S RNA to mediate binding of the signal recognition particle protein Srp54) codes for MQKQKKAIVWPVNFDSSKTRKEGRKVPRSVAVSNPNLAELQRAAEQLGLKPEAEVNAAHPAVPWRKTGRIWVQKSGSKMQTLLKIAKEIVTIRQQAKK; via the coding sequence TTGCAAAAGCAGAAGAAGGCAATTGTTTGGCCAGTCAATTTCGATTCTTCCAAGACAAGAAAAGAAGGACGAAAAGTTCCGAGGAGCGTTGCGGTTTCAAACCCGAACTTAGCAGAACTTCAAAGAGCGGCAGAACAGTTAGGACTAAAGCCGGAAGCCGAAGTAAACGCCGCTCATCCAGCAGTTCCTTGGCGAAAAACTGGACGGATATGGGTGCAGAAAAGTGGGTCAAAAATGCAAACTTTACTGAAAATTGCTAAAGAGATAGTGACTATTCGGCAGCAAGCGAAAAAATGA
- a CDS encoding 30S ribosomal protein S8e, with protein MSVWHGDSHKKKPSGGRKRSHRKKRRFERGSFPTETTLGERKLKKIRRRGGNLKTRAFSEKQASISNPATGKTEKTEILRVVQNPASIDYDRRGVITKGTIIETKLGLARVTSRPGQHGLINAILMPKETKK; from the coding sequence TTGTCTGTTTGGCACGGCGATTCACACAAAAAGAAACCTTCAGGCGGTCGCAAACGATCTCACCGCAAAAAGCGCCGCTTTGAACGAGGCTCTTTTCCAACAGAAACCACGCTGGGTGAAAGAAAACTAAAAAAAATTCGCAGACGAGGGGGCAACCTAAAAACACGAGCCTTCAGCGAAAAACAAGCGAGCATTTCCAACCCAGCAACAGGAAAAACAGAAAAAACAGAGATTTTGCGTGTGGTGCAAAACCCAGCTAGTATAGACTACGACAGACGCGGTGTAATCACAAAAGGAACAATCATAGAAACAAAGCTAGGACTTGCACGAGTAACCTCACGTCCTGGACAGCATGGTCTAATAAACGCTATTTTAATGCCAAAAGAAACAAAAAAGTAA
- a CDS encoding SMC-Scp complex subunit ScpB, protein MEQASPEATSPEMEKQKQRLALIEAALYVAGRPLDLKTLGSIIRTRSKNLVKQLARTLKEEYDNRNMSLEILEYEDERFVMQLKAEHSPLVQRLAMRGYVHPLLTPGPLKTLSYIAYRQPISQKQVLNVRGHHVYSHLKQLEELGLITRERIDRKKVLRTTPFFADCLRLSHDPRTMKRQLKKHQLKKVFESAEHVSKEKEEK, encoded by the coding sequence ATGGAGCAAGCGTCGCCTGAGGCAACATCGCCCGAAATGGAGAAGCAGAAACAGCGTCTAGCGTTGATAGAGGCCGCATTGTACGTCGCGGGAAGACCGCTAGACTTGAAAACTTTGGGTTCTATAATTAGGACACGTTCCAAGAACCTAGTAAAACAGCTAGCACGCACTCTAAAAGAAGAGTATGACAATCGAAACATGAGTTTGGAAATACTAGAATACGAAGATGAACGCTTTGTAATGCAGCTAAAGGCAGAGCACTCCCCACTAGTACAGAGACTAGCCATGCGTGGCTACGTACATCCCCTCCTGACACCTGGTCCATTGAAAACGCTTTCCTATATCGCTTACAGGCAACCGATCTCCCAAAAACAAGTGCTAAACGTCCGCGGTCACCATGTTTATAGTCATCTGAAACAACTAGAGGAATTAGGACTGATTACGCGGGAACGTATAGATCGGAAAAAGGTTCTACGGACGACCCCATTTTTCGCGGACTGCCTTCGCCTAAGCCACGACCCACGCACTATGAAACGGCAACTTAAAAAACATCAGCTTAAAAAGGTGTTTGAATCCGCCGAACACGTGTCAAAAGAAAAAGAAGAGAAATAG
- a CDS encoding chromosome segregation protein SMC: protein MKARRRWSDLRKMPYVKKIELKGFKSFGPKTVTVTIDKGFTVVTGPNGSGKTNIVDAILFVLGELSARRMRAENLAKLIFHGSPDAGIGKAKSAKVVLQFDNKDGRIPIDTSTVTISREVFRNGQCVYRLNGRRISRTNIHNMLSIAGITSTGHNIILQGTITRMTDISSKDRRKIIEDLVGIAQYDSEKAEAEEKLRVAEISIRTAMGRIDEVQKRVDDLERERNELLRYNFIQNEIKRFGAMKLSHQITVTEEKLAEISSKLDEARGKAENLRQVRDDMRGHRRSIEGEWRRLSSDMVEEGGSRVLEVQIKIGDLKSRLTELSTKIGAGTTTLEGLKKVRENNVQRRDSMREEIDKSRKRMRQLKGKRERLLKEIDAKQVEHDTFANETTQLWGNIGENSKEIRETEQQLDRFYQELADLKADYARKQTSQKVLLRRLSDLKTRKERFTANLEELEKSFTDLREVQKEQKTHLNNLQKSLERRGIQREAVEREIDEAGKIAGTAREAVVEFATQREIAETIASEENALRNIEELSALGVISGVYGRLKNLIKIERRYRKALEAAGADWLDALVVRDFDAAFTCAETIRRLKLGRIKIIPVKGSTRKVVNPPEIRNVEGLATAFVKCAKEHEPAVDFVFGDTLVTRNDKTALGVCRNGYRSVTIDGDIYETGGGLESGFFRAPLDFSTIIPSETAIKNLDEAVRALQEHLARRGKDISFFEEEIERTRSEITRLSEAIATLGAEIVRVRKSVKITKRNIRRIGFYTQGIKKKLEKENMEIGIQKTQRRAIRKEMQELRGKLADLRRKTDPTHIQELEVQRDKLAENIIAFRQNLGSIETELSTLQSKYVNVLKLGYENVKVQLRKVEKQLTIVEKEVDEALHEREQLKEELLKLEKSREELSRTVLSAREEAKKFTAQIDDIDKELKKIDSEYELADRLCNQLQLSLQTSQLELNNFKRQLREFGYDKAIPITPRQLEEAETSLRMMKFELERLGAVNQLALSHYAEQISRYKELSLRMNELEREKQAIITFMDEVERKKRTIFMEAFEKTNKNLEKYFSKVTDGGHAELKLENLEEPFAGGIDMIVQFPNKQPLLVSGSSGGERSVSAVAFLLAIQEFMPAAFYILDEVDAHLDAFHIAKLGELLAEESEKSQFIAVTLKPEMVNKAQKIYGVYERNGVSNVISTMFTEAKA, encoded by the coding sequence TTGAAAGCCAGAAGGCGGTGGAGCGACCTCAGAAAGATGCCCTATGTCAAAAAAATCGAATTAAAAGGCTTCAAATCTTTTGGACCAAAAACAGTAACTGTCACAATAGACAAGGGCTTCACAGTCGTAACAGGACCAAACGGCAGTGGGAAAACAAACATCGTGGACGCAATTCTATTTGTTTTGGGTGAACTTAGCGCGAGGAGAATGCGCGCTGAAAACCTAGCCAAACTGATTTTCCATGGTTCTCCAGATGCAGGAATAGGAAAAGCGAAATCGGCTAAAGTTGTGCTTCAATTCGACAACAAAGATGGACGCATACCTATAGACACAAGCACTGTAACGATTTCTAGAGAGGTTTTCAGAAACGGGCAATGTGTCTACCGACTTAACGGGCGAAGAATTTCAAGAACAAACATCCACAACATGCTTTCCATAGCTGGAATCACATCAACTGGTCACAACATAATATTGCAGGGCACAATTACTCGCATGACAGATATTTCTTCAAAAGATCGCCGGAAAATTATTGAAGACCTGGTTGGCATTGCCCAGTACGATTCTGAGAAGGCAGAAGCGGAGGAAAAACTTCGAGTAGCTGAGATTTCAATTCGAACTGCCATGGGACGAATTGATGAAGTGCAGAAGCGAGTTGACGATCTTGAAAGAGAAAGAAACGAGTTGCTTCGATACAACTTCATACAAAATGAGATAAAGCGATTTGGAGCGATGAAACTTTCTCACCAAATCACAGTCACTGAAGAGAAACTTGCGGAAATCTCTTCAAAACTTGACGAAGCTCGGGGTAAAGCTGAAAACCTACGGCAAGTGCGCGATGATATGCGGGGTCATCGCCGTTCGATTGAGGGCGAGTGGAGAAGGCTTAGTTCAGATATGGTGGAGGAAGGCGGTTCACGAGTCCTTGAAGTTCAAATCAAAATAGGAGATCTGAAATCGAGACTTACTGAACTTTCAACAAAGATTGGCGCAGGCACAACCACTCTTGAAGGTTTGAAGAAAGTTAGAGAGAACAACGTTCAGCGGCGCGACTCGATGCGGGAGGAAATAGATAAAAGTCGTAAGAGAATGCGACAGTTAAAAGGAAAACGAGAGCGGTTGTTGAAGGAGATTGACGCTAAGCAAGTTGAACACGATACTTTTGCTAACGAGACTACGCAGCTGTGGGGAAATATTGGAGAAAACAGTAAAGAAATTCGAGAAACCGAACAGCAACTTGATAGATTTTATCAAGAACTTGCTGATTTAAAAGCTGACTATGCTCGAAAGCAAACATCCCAGAAAGTTCTACTCCGTAGACTAAGCGATCTGAAAACTCGAAAAGAGAGATTCACTGCTAATCTAGAAGAGCTTGAAAAATCCTTCACCGACTTGAGGGAGGTTCAAAAGGAACAGAAGACGCATCTGAATAATCTGCAAAAGTCGCTTGAACGAAGAGGTATACAGAGAGAAGCAGTTGAACGAGAAATTGATGAAGCAGGAAAAATTGCTGGCACAGCACGCGAAGCTGTTGTTGAGTTTGCAACCCAGCGCGAAATCGCCGAAACAATCGCCTCGGAAGAAAACGCCTTGAGAAACATTGAAGAATTAAGCGCGCTCGGAGTCATCTCGGGCGTCTATGGTCGTCTTAAAAACTTGATCAAAATTGAGAGACGCTACAGAAAAGCTTTGGAAGCAGCTGGGGCCGATTGGCTGGACGCCCTTGTGGTGCGTGATTTCGACGCTGCATTTACGTGTGCTGAGACAATAAGACGTTTAAAGCTGGGTAGAATTAAAATTATTCCAGTGAAAGGGTCAACGAGAAAAGTTGTGAATCCGCCGGAAATAAGAAATGTAGAAGGGTTGGCGACGGCCTTTGTGAAGTGTGCGAAGGAACATGAGCCGGCTGTTGATTTTGTTTTTGGCGACACGCTTGTTACGAGGAATGATAAGACAGCGTTAGGTGTTTGTCGAAACGGGTATAGAAGTGTAACGATTGACGGAGATATTTATGAAACTGGTGGAGGGCTGGAAAGCGGCTTTTTCCGTGCACCTCTCGATTTCTCCACTATAATTCCCAGCGAAACTGCTATCAAAAACCTAGATGAAGCAGTGAGAGCCCTTCAAGAACATTTAGCGAGAAGAGGAAAAGATATTTCATTTTTCGAAGAAGAAATAGAACGAACTAGAAGTGAGATAACAAGATTATCCGAAGCCATAGCCACTCTCGGTGCTGAAATAGTTAGAGTGAGAAAGAGCGTTAAAATTACAAAACGAAACATTCGACGAATAGGCTTTTACACTCAAGGCATTAAAAAGAAGTTGGAAAAGGAAAATATGGAAATTGGGATTCAAAAAACTCAACGTCGTGCAATCCGAAAAGAGATGCAGGAGCTACGTGGCAAATTAGCTGATTTGAGGCGTAAAACCGACCCAACGCACATTCAAGAGTTGGAAGTTCAAAGGGACAAATTGGCTGAGAATATTATTGCGTTTAGACAAAACCTGGGAAGCATCGAAACAGAACTGTCAACTTTGCAATCTAAATATGTCAACGTTTTGAAGTTAGGCTACGAAAACGTAAAAGTTCAACTTAGGAAAGTGGAAAAACAGCTTACAATTGTTGAAAAAGAAGTAGATGAGGCATTACACGAGAGGGAGCAGCTAAAAGAAGAACTTCTTAAGCTTGAAAAGTCTCGAGAGGAACTTTCTCGCACTGTCCTGAGTGCAAGAGAGGAAGCAAAGAAATTCACTGCTCAAATTGACGACATTGATAAAGAACTCAAAAAGATAGATTCTGAATATGAACTTGCAGACCGTTTGTGCAATCAACTTCAACTTTCACTTCAAACATCACAGCTAGAGCTGAACAATTTTAAACGGCAGTTGAGAGAATTCGGCTATGACAAAGCAATACCTATAACTCCTAGACAACTTGAAGAGGCCGAAACTTCTCTCAGAATGATGAAATTTGAACTGGAACGCTTAGGAGCAGTTAACCAGCTTGCTCTTTCCCACTACGCTGAACAAATATCACGCTACAAAGAACTGTCACTACGTATGAATGAACTGGAACGCGAAAAACAAGCTATAATCACCTTCATGGACGAAGTTGAACGCAAGAAACGCACAATATTCATGGAAGCCTTCGAAAAAACAAACAAAAACCTAGAAAAATACTTCTCAAAAGTAACAGACGGCGGTCATGCAGAGTTGAAGCTAGAGAACCTCGAAGAACCGTTCGCTGGGGGTATCGACATGATAGTTCAGTTCCCCAACAAACAACCCTTGCTCGTAAGCGGATCCAGCGGCGGAGAAAGATCAGTTTCGGCAGTTGCATTTTTGCTTGCCATACAAGAGTTTATGCCTGCCGCATTCTACATTCTCGACGAAGTTGACGCCCACTTAGACGCTTTCCACATTGCTAAACTCGGAGAGCTTTTGGCAGAAGAATCAGAAAAGTCTCAGTTCATAGCAGTTACATTGAAGCCTGAAATGGTTAACAAAGCCCAAAAAATCTACGGAGTTTATGAACGCAACGGAGTCTCCAACGTGATTTCTACCATGTTCACGGAGGCTAAAGCCTAG
- a CDS encoding DUF2096 domain-containing protein gives MDYEQWWKTLETLIAEFRKKQLTIPTEVMTSLRSAKTMINVYNADQSYLESIPTIENYLINVESNLINMAKEKFGQAFMERWIKKLEDARKEVKPKAESTTSRFILGLPKGEHWIRVLPSDDVLKENVEKLAGELGLSCKMQKDGYMLVYGSKEKVKGFVKKMAEKCRGTRKN, from the coding sequence ATGGATTACGAACAATGGTGGAAAACCCTAGAAACCCTCATCGCCGAATTTCGGAAAAAGCAATTAACAATTCCCACAGAAGTTATGACGTCCTTGCGATCTGCAAAAACCATGATAAACGTTTACAACGCAGACCAATCCTACCTAGAGTCCATCCCAACCATAGAGAATTACCTAATAAACGTCGAATCCAACCTCATAAACATGGCGAAAGAAAAATTCGGTCAGGCCTTCATGGAGCGTTGGATTAAAAAACTGGAAGATGCTAGAAAGGAAGTGAAACCAAAAGCCGAATCCACAACTTCACGATTCATTCTAGGGCTTCCAAAAGGTGAGCATTGGATAAGAGTTCTTCCCTCAGACGACGTTCTTAAAGAAAATGTGGAAAAGTTGGCTGGCGAATTAGGGCTTTCCTGCAAGATGCAAAAGGACGGTTATATGTTGGTGTATGGTAGTAAAGAAAAAGTAAAGGGTTTTGTCAAAAAGATGGCGGAGAAATGTCGAGGAACCCGTAAAAATTAG
- a CDS encoding winged helix-turn-helix transcriptional regulator has protein sequence MRKDLPKKLLIELLRNSKESDRKLAKKLGVSQPTITRTRSKIEREGFIRSYTIIPDWRKLGFEMLALTFTKMDPKIVSEELIGKVRAYAAKFSNAIFASSGEGLGMTGVIMSLHKDYRDYAKKLALFRSDWGQYMEDIQSFVMVTDEGVIKEFSFKYLDESLL, from the coding sequence ATGCGAAAAGATCTACCTAAGAAATTATTAATAGAATTACTAAGAAACTCTAAGGAAAGCGATAGAAAGTTAGCTAAAAAGCTAGGAGTTTCACAGCCAACTATAACACGAACTCGTAGCAAAATTGAACGTGAAGGTTTCATCAGAAGTTATACAATCATCCCTGACTGGAGAAAGCTAGGCTTTGAAATGCTTGCTTTGACATTCACAAAAATGGATCCGAAGATAGTTTCTGAAGAACTAATTGGAAAAGTTAGAGCCTATGCAGCAAAGTTTTCAAACGCAATTTTCGCTTCTTCAGGTGAAGGATTAGGAATGACTGGAGTAATAATGTCATTGCATAAAGACTACAGAGACTACGCTAAGAAATTAGCTCTATTCCGAAGCGATTGGGGACAGTACATGGAGGATATTCAGAGCTTCGTTATGGTTACTGATGAAGGCGTAATCAAAGAATTTTCATTCAAATATCTCGACGAAAGCCTTCTTTAG
- a CDS encoding CPBP family intramembrane metalloprotease translates to MKNPSEWSAKIALACYFALIGGILISSIMVSLVLFGMGMDFIDLPFPIALISLPINETILLGVTLLFARYKDVSLKELGLKKASFRILVIVSVLAVFLFLLGLSISIGEEIVFGPDPMAEPFSQAVIPKDFSQLAILIVLSLVLVGPVEELAFRGFVQKGFENSFGKMKGLLAASVLFGVLHGLNTLYAIVPAFIAGMVLGYAWQRTGGNTIASALMHGINNSISIAIAYFATV, encoded by the coding sequence ATGAAAAATCCATCCGAGTGGAGCGCAAAGATAGCATTGGCTTGTTACTTTGCCCTAATCGGCGGAATCTTAATAAGTTCAATAATGGTGTCACTCGTACTATTTGGCATGGGAATGGATTTCATAGACTTGCCTTTTCCGATTGCACTAATATCTCTACCTATAAATGAGACGATTCTTCTAGGAGTTACACTTTTGTTCGCTAGATATAAAGATGTCAGTTTGAAGGAATTAGGTTTGAAAAAGGCGAGTTTTAGAATCCTAGTGATCGTTTCGGTTCTTGCAGTGTTTCTTTTCCTTTTAGGTTTAAGTATTTCCATCGGTGAAGAGATTGTTTTTGGGCCCGATCCTATGGCAGAGCCTTTTTCTCAGGCAGTAATACCCAAAGACTTTTCTCAACTGGCTATTCTAATTGTTCTATCTTTAGTTCTGGTTGGACCTGTAGAAGAGTTGGCTTTTAGAGGATTTGTTCAGAAAGGCTTTGAAAACTCATTTGGGAAGATGAAAGGTCTATTGGCCGCTTCTGTTCTATTTGGGGTTTTACATGGTCTCAATACTCTGTATGCGATTGTTCCTGCGTTCATTGCTGGTATGGTCCTTGGTTACGCGTGGCAGCGAACTGGTGGAAATACCATTGCTTCAGCATTAATGCATGGGATAAACAACTCGATATCTATTGCAATAGCGTATTTTGCTACTGTCTGA
- a CDS encoding winged helix-turn-helix domain-containing protein — protein MSHRRARHDIIMEILKIGRKGAKKTNIMYKARLSHTQLEKYLRALERENFIAEESGVWKTTEKGLYVIEACKLCQRLVEEVP, from the coding sequence GTGTCTCATAGAAGAGCGAGACATGATATAATTATGGAGATTCTGAAAATCGGTAGAAAGGGAGCAAAGAAGACAAACATAATGTACAAGGCTAGACTGAGTCACACTCAGCTTGAGAAATATCTAAGAGCTTTAGAAAGGGAAAACTTCATAGCTGAAGAGTCTGGTGTTTGGAAAACAACTGAGAAAGGTCTATATGTTATAGAAGCTTGTAAGTTATGTCAGCGTCTAGTAGAAGAAGTTCCATGA